One genomic region from Salvelinus fontinalis isolate EN_2023a chromosome 18, ASM2944872v1, whole genome shotgun sequence encodes:
- the LOC129815965 gene encoding neuromedin-U receptor 2-like has product MEKYCLDSLSNISEQHGMFCNITFLNVTGNDTGTKSIEDKLLEVLGPKRSPVFLPISLVYLLIFLLGVSGNLLTCTVISKHKKMCTPTNLYLFSLAVSDLLVLFFGMPLEIYDLCQNYPFPFGEGVCYFKIFLFETVCFASILNVTVLSVERYIAVVHPLKTRYVATNKHAKHVISAVWVLSLVCAIPNTSLHGIYYLNLPEKVAESAICSLIGSPWIYNLVILITTACFYIVPVTVISGLYLGIGIKLGRERHLSRGTMRKNCSTNISWVIHVERVRRRQVTKMLAVVVLVFAICWAPFHIDRLLWSCIMQWSVWTDLNQAVYQCVHLLSGILFYLSSAVNPVIYNLLSTRFRECFWDLVCTHTEDTTAGKDSTPSAKILLVPSGPVPKIQARPSDHNSLTPLLSPTGNTEITTLTSKHSCVVDSDFTATAF; this is encoded by the exons ATGGAGAAGTACTGCCTGGATTCTCTTTCCAACATCTCAGAACAGCATGGCATGTTCTGTAACATCACGTTTCTAAATGTTACAGGAAATGACACTGGAACCAAGTCCATTGAGGACAAACTACTGGAAGTCCTAGGGCCGAAGCGCTCCCCCGTCTTTCTCCCTATCTCCCTGGTTTACCTGCTCATCTTCCTCCTGGGCGTGTCTGGCAACCTGCTCACATGCACAGTGATATCCAAACACAAGAAGATGTGCACCCCCACCAACCTGTACCTGTTCAGCCTGGCTGTGTCAGACCTCCTGGTGCTCTTCTTCGGGATGCCCCTGGAGATCTACGACCTGTGTCAGAACTACCCCTTCCCCTTCGGAGAGGGAGTCTGCTACTTCAAGATTTTCCTCTTCGAGACTGTCTGCTTCGCCTCCATCCTCAATGTGACAGTGCTGAGTGTGGAGAGGTATATCGCAGTGGTCCATCCACTAAAAACACGCTATGTTGCCACCAACAAGCATGCCAAGCATGTCATCAGTGCTGTATGGGTGCTGTCCCTGGTTTGTGCCATCCCTAACACCTCCTTGCATGGCATCTACTACTTGAATCTCCCGGAGAAGGTGGCAGAGTCAGCCATATGCAGTTTGATAGGTTCCCCGTGGATCTACAACCTGGTGATTCTTATCACCACCGCATGCTTCTACATTGTTCCTGTGACGGTGATCAGCGGGCTGTACCTGGGGATTGGCATCAAGCTGGGCAGGGAGCGACACCTCTCCCGGGGGACGATGAGGAAGAACTGTAGTACTAACATCAGCTGGGTAATCCATGTGGAGCGAGTGCGCAGGAGACAAGTCACCAAGATGCTTG CTGTGGTCGTGCTGGTGTTTGCCATCTGCTGGGCACCTTTCCACATTGACCGGCTCCTGTGGAGCTGCATCATGCAGTGGTCTGTCTGGACAGACCTCAACCAAGCTGTGTACCAGTGTGTGCACCTCCTTTCAGGCATCCTCTTCTACCTCAGCTCTGCAGTCAACCCCGTTATCTATAACCTGCTCTCCACACGCTTCCGGGAATGCTTCTGGGATCTCGTCTGCACCCATACAGAAGACACCACTGCTGGAAAAGACTCCACACCCTCCGCCAAGATCCTGCTGGTCCCCTCGGGCCCAGTTCCTAAAATCCAGGCCAGGCCCAGTGACCACAACTCCCTCACTCCCCTGTTATCTCCAACTGGGAACACAGAGATCACAACACTGACAAGTAAACATTCTTGCGTGGTAGACTCTGACTTCACTGCTACGGCTTTCTAA